In a single window of the Nodularia spumigena CCY9414 genome:
- the sipA gene encoding regulatory protein SipA, with protein sequence MSQEFAIGSKVRVIALPTYVKTADPMPMLRPPDVISIGEEGTVLDRRPGGYWGIHFAKGKFLLDSQYIESTDTPPESNLEAEEGNEQM encoded by the coding sequence ATGTCTCAAGAATTCGCCATTGGTAGTAAAGTCAGAGTGATCGCACTACCAACCTACGTCAAAACCGCAGATCCCATGCCCATGTTACGCCCCCCAGATGTAATTTCTATTGGGGAAGAGGGAACAGTCCTAGATCGTCGTCCTGGAGGATATTGGGGTATACACTTTGCGAAAGGCAAATTTCTCTTAGATAGCCAATATATTGAAAGCACAGATACACCACCTGAATCTAACTTGGAAGCAGAAGAAGGTAACGAACAAATGTAA
- a CDS encoding peroxiredoxin has protein sequence MISRRNFLNILLVSCFAVISWLHFTPAADAMGGKLPAINQPAPEFTLPTNTGKGKISLSDWRGKWVVLYFYPKDFTSGCTIEARRFQQDLPKYIEKNVQIIGVSADDIDSHAEFCDSEGLKFPLLADTTGEVSKAYGSWIGVVSMRHSFIIDPEGILRETFVKVNPSVHSTEVLAQLEKLQSSAS, from the coding sequence ATGATTTCTCGGCGCAATTTTTTAAATATATTACTTGTCAGCTGTTTTGCTGTCATCAGTTGGTTGCATTTTACCCCGGCTGCTGATGCTATGGGTGGTAAACTGCCGGCAATCAATCAGCCAGCACCAGAGTTTACTTTACCCACCAACACAGGTAAGGGCAAAATTTCCCTCTCTGACTGGCGGGGTAAGTGGGTAGTTCTCTATTTTTATCCCAAAGACTTTACCTCTGGTTGCACCATTGAAGCTCGTCGTTTTCAGCAAGACTTACCGAAATACATAGAAAAAAACGTTCAGATTATTGGTGTGAGTGCAGATGATATTGATTCCCACGCCGAATTTTGTGATTCAGAGGGGCTAAAATTTCCCCTATTAGCTGATACCACTGGGGAGGTGAGTAAAGCTTATGGTTCTTGGATCGGTGTTGTATCCATGCGCCATAGTTTTATCATTGATCCCGAAGGAATTTTGCGTGAAACTTTTGTGAAAGTCAACCCATCAGTCCACAGTACAGAAGTTTTGGCGCAACTAGAAAAATTGCAGTCCTCAGCTTCTTAG